One stretch of Marinobacterium iners DNA includes these proteins:
- the glmU gene encoding bifunctional UDP-N-acetylglucosamine diphosphorylase/glucosamine-1-phosphate N-acetyltransferase GlmU: MKTDVVILAAGQGSRMKSALPKVMHRLAGKPMLQHVIDRARALQAEALHVVIGHGGEQVEQAMKGQAVNLVWQHEQLGTGHAVAQAMPQIGNDSIVLILYGDVPLTRPETLQQLTDIASQGDLGLLTVNLEDPAGYGRIIRNAVGDVVAIVEHKDASEQQKLIREVNTGILALPSAALHEWLPRLSANNAQGEYYLTDVIAMAAEEGMRVRAIQPKAEQEVQGVNNRLQLAQLERWFQQQQAEMLMAEGVTLADPARIDIRGVLKTGRDVLIDINAVFEGEVLLGDGVEIGPNCLIRNAVIGAGCRIEANSMIDGATVGDNAQIGPFARLRPGTELAKGGKIGNFVETKKARIGEGSKINHLTYIGDAEIGREVNVGAGTITCNYDGVNKSLTRIGDGAFIGSNSSLVAPVDIGAGATIGAGSTVTKTVTDNQLAVARGKQINLDNWARPQKKGS, encoded by the coding sequence ATGAAAACGGATGTAGTGATTCTGGCTGCCGGACAGGGCAGTCGCATGAAATCGGCGTTGCCGAAAGTGATGCACCGACTGGCAGGAAAGCCGATGTTGCAGCATGTTATTGATCGTGCCAGGGCACTTCAGGCTGAAGCGCTGCATGTGGTGATTGGACACGGCGGTGAGCAGGTTGAACAGGCAATGAAGGGTCAGGCAGTGAATCTTGTCTGGCAGCATGAGCAGTTGGGGACAGGCCATGCCGTGGCTCAGGCGATGCCGCAGATCGGCAACGACTCGATTGTACTGATTCTGTACGGCGATGTACCACTGACGCGTCCTGAAACGCTTCAGCAGCTGACAGATATCGCTTCACAGGGTGATCTTGGGCTGCTGACAGTGAATCTTGAGGATCCTGCCGGATATGGTCGAATCATTCGCAATGCGGTTGGCGATGTGGTGGCCATTGTTGAGCACAAGGATGCCAGCGAACAGCAAAAGCTGATCCGTGAGGTGAACACCGGTATTCTGGCGCTGCCGTCTGCGGCGCTGCATGAGTGGTTGCCGCGTCTGTCTGCGAATAACGCTCAGGGCGAATACTACCTCACCGATGTGATCGCCATGGCGGCAGAAGAAGGCATGCGAGTGCGCGCCATCCAGCCGAAAGCCGAGCAGGAGGTACAGGGCGTCAATAACCGTCTGCAACTGGCTCAGCTGGAACGCTGGTTCCAGCAGCAGCAGGCCGAAATGCTGATGGCTGAAGGCGTGACCTTAGCCGACCCTGCCCGTATTGATATCCGTGGTGTGCTGAAAACCGGTCGTGACGTGCTGATCGATATCAACGCGGTGTTCGAAGGCGAGGTACTGCTGGGTGATGGTGTTGAAATTGGCCCCAACTGCCTGATCCGTAATGCGGTGATTGGGGCAGGTTGTCGTATAGAAGCCAATTCGATGATTGATGGCGCTACTGTGGGTGACAATGCGCAGATCGGCCCCTTTGCTCGGCTTCGTCCAGGTACCGAATTGGCCAAAGGCGGCAAGATAGGCAATTTTGTAGAAACCAAGAAGGCTCGTATTGGAGAGGGCTCCAAGATCAACCACCTGACCTATATCGGCGATGCTGAGATCGGTCGAGAGGTTAATGTCGGAGCCGGTACCATCACCTGCAACTATGATGGTGTTAACAAGTCCCTTACCCGTATCGGCGATGGTGCCTTTATTGGTTCCAACAGCTCGCTGGTGGCACCGGTCGATATTGGTGCTGGTGCAACCATCGGCGCTGGCTCTACCGTAACCAAAACCGTGACTGACAACCAGCTGGCGGTGGCCCGTGGCAAGCAGATCAATCTTGATAACTGGGCGCGCCCGCAGAAGAAAGGATCCTGA
- a CDS encoding PA3496 family putative envelope integrity protein yields the protein MLIRKEQDLDPIQTEVFDIMVGYDVEQKIRRKQHATKRLLEDRRAIERHQEEKELMTWLDRESWFDDER from the coding sequence ATGCTGATACGGAAAGAACAGGATCTGGACCCGATTCAGACTGAGGTTTTCGACATCATGGTTGGATACGATGTTGAACAGAAAATCCGGCGCAAGCAACACGCGACCAAACGCCTGCTTGAGGACCGAAGAGCCATTGAGCGTCATCAGGAGGAAAAGGAGCTGATGACCTGGCTTGACCGCGAATCCTGGTTCGACGACGAACGCTGA
- a CDS encoding alpha/beta hydrolase: MDGATAVMHVQKVVVLHGLYMSGLVMRPLCKRLHKQGYQTLNLTYNTLSPDLDTICTRIDEFIDNEPTAFVCHSMGGLIARRYLERNSKQSHWVDSVITLGTPHKGSHLAREIHDSRFKGMLKNSIEYLLADNHHWPFKARLYSIAGDLPVGLMPLLSRDSISDGTVLIDETRVTGMTEHKVFPLSHTSLIYSRRVLNYIVETLQRPTSTVADD, translated from the coding sequence ATGGATGGAGCCACTGCCGTTATGCACGTACAAAAAGTTGTGGTGTTGCACGGTCTCTACATGTCAGGACTGGTGATGCGCCCTTTATGCAAGCGCCTGCATAAACAGGGTTATCAGACACTCAACCTGACCTACAACACACTGTCGCCCGATCTGGATACGATCTGCACTCGAATCGATGAGTTTATCGACAACGAGCCCACCGCTTTCGTCTGCCATTCCATGGGAGGTTTGATTGCACGGCGCTACCTTGAACGCAACAGCAAACAGAGCCACTGGGTCGACTCGGTCATTACGCTGGGCACCCCTCACAAGGGCAGCCACCTGGCCCGTGAGATTCATGATTCCAGGTTCAAGGGGATGCTTAAAAACAGCATCGAATATTTGTTGGCCGACAATCATCACTGGCCCTTTAAAGCCCGGCTATACAGTATCGCCGGCGACTTGCCTGTGGGGCTGATGCCTTTGCTGAGCAGGGATTCGATATCCGATGGGACCGTCCTGATTGATGAAACCCGTGTCACCGGCATGACCGAACACAAGGTATTTCCCCTCTCTCACACCAGCCTGATTTACTCACGTCGGGTACTGAATTACATCGTTGAAACACTGCAACGACCAACCTCGACTGTGGCTGATGATTGA
- a CDS encoding SIS domain-containing protein — protein sequence MNSFNLLKSIAEARSDLRKSEQKVADYVLANPNDVIHMRIVDLASEAQVSEPTVVRFCRALDYDGFQDFKLTLAQGLASNASYEQFSLDSKDTVIEFKQKIFDSMIGNLINIRDQLDPGTLEEAIDCLAKANRVEFYGFGASAPVCADAQHKFYRLMVSAAAYSDPHMQTISALTLGEGDAVVAISQTGRTKDLLHTVKLVKDKGATVITLCPGNTPLADLATIPIHVDVEEDKDLSTLMSSRVVHLVIIDVLAVGVAMKLGPVLLDHLKTIKRSLRSLRQNDKRIPTLRRGSDSEDDGE from the coding sequence ATGAACTCCTTCAACCTGCTCAAATCAATTGCTGAAGCCCGCTCTGACCTGCGCAAGTCTGAGCAGAAAGTGGCTGACTATGTGCTGGCCAACCCCAATGACGTAATTCACATGCGTATTGTTGATCTGGCATCCGAAGCACAAGTCAGTGAACCGACCGTAGTACGCTTCTGTCGTGCGCTGGATTACGATGGCTTTCAGGACTTCAAGCTGACACTGGCCCAGGGTCTCGCCAGCAACGCCAGCTATGAACAGTTCTCACTCGATTCCAAAGACACAGTGATCGAGTTTAAGCAGAAGATCTTCGACTCCATGATCGGCAACTTGATCAATATCCGCGATCAGCTTGATCCCGGCACCCTGGAAGAGGCGATCGACTGTCTGGCAAAGGCAAACCGGGTCGAGTTTTACGGTTTCGGGGCATCGGCACCGGTCTGTGCCGATGCCCAGCACAAGTTTTATCGGCTGATGGTATCGGCAGCCGCCTATTCCGACCCTCACATGCAGACCATTTCGGCCCTGACGCTTGGTGAAGGTGATGCCGTTGTAGCCATTTCCCAAACGGGCCGTACCAAGGATCTGCTGCATACCGTCAAACTGGTGAAGGACAAGGGCGCAACCGTGATTACCCTCTGTCCGGGCAACACCCCCCTTGCCGATCTGGCAACCATTCCCATTCATGTCGATGTGGAAGAGGACAAGGATCTGAGCACGCTGATGTCCTCGCGCGTCGTACACTTGGTCATCATTGATGTCCTGGCCGTTGGCGTGGCCATGAAACTGGGACCGGTACTGTTGGACCACCTCAAGACCATCAAACGCAGCCTGCGCAGCCTGCGCCAGAACGACAAGCGGATTCCCACCCTGCGCCGCGGATCAGACAGCGAGGATGACGGCGAATAG
- a CDS encoding YbaN family protein, whose product MPSVRRQTQSEIISPPLRWGWLLLTWVCIALALIGALLPGLPTTIFVLVAAWSASRCSPRLRGWLEQHRLLGPCLHNWEQGGFIDRRTKWTASIGMFVALCIVLISIRHPVLLLSILVFITIGAVVVWSRPEPVMHELKRNDHRDST is encoded by the coding sequence ATGCCTTCAGTCAGGCGACAGACACAATCTGAAATAATCAGCCCCCCATTGCGTTGGGGCTGGTTACTGCTGACTTGGGTCTGTATTGCCCTGGCCTTGATCGGCGCCCTGTTGCCGGGATTGCCCACCACCATCTTCGTACTGGTCGCCGCCTGGAGTGCTTCGCGCTGCTCACCCCGCCTGCGCGGCTGGTTGGAACAACATCGACTGCTTGGCCCATGTCTGCACAACTGGGAACAGGGTGGCTTTATCGATCGACGCACCAAATGGACCGCCAGTATCGGCATGTTTGTGGCACTTTGTATCGTACTAATCAGTATCCGCCACCCTGTATTGCTCCTGAGCATTCTGGTTTTCATCACCATCGGCGCAGTCGTTGTCTGGTCACGACCCGAGCCGGTTATGCACGAGTTAAAGCGGAACGACCACCGCGACTCAACATGA
- a CDS encoding FMN-binding glutamate synthase family protein, which translates to MNETIFMLAIDFIALIGVVVLLLIVVLLIVGVIMYQIDKRQTAHTIRRNYPLLGRFRYLFETLGEFLRQYFFAMDREEMPFNRAQRSWVYRAAKNIDNTVAFGSTRDLRKPGTYYFLNCPFPTLSEDAASTQPMRIGPYCRQPYDAPSFLNISGMSFGALSAPAVQALSMGAAKAGCWMNTGEGALSKHHLTGGCDIVFQIGTAKYGVRNEQGRLDDARLAKIAAIEQVKMFEIKLSQGAKPGKGGILPGDKVTAEIAEARGIPEGQASISPNRHPEISSIDDLLDFIAHVREVTGKPVGFKLVLGSTDWLDAFCEAVSNRGSESAPDFITLDSADGGTGAAPMPLMDSVGLPLRESLPLLVNKLIQHNLRNRVRVIASGKLINPTDVAAAICLGADFVVTARGFMFALGCIQALQCNKNSCPTGITTHNPKLHKGLVPDVKAERVANFHHNLVHEVEMIAHACGVSEPRQLTREHAAVVVDGGGSVPLNILYPRS; encoded by the coding sequence ATGAACGAAACCATCTTCATGCTGGCGATCGACTTTATTGCGCTTATTGGTGTTGTCGTGCTGTTGCTGATTGTTGTCCTGCTTATTGTTGGCGTGATTATGTATCAGATAGACAAGCGCCAGACGGCACATACCATACGGCGCAACTATCCCTTGTTGGGGCGATTCCGCTACCTGTTCGAAACACTGGGCGAATTTTTGCGTCAGTATTTTTTTGCCATGGACCGTGAAGAGATGCCGTTCAATCGTGCCCAGCGGTCCTGGGTCTATCGGGCGGCTAAAAATATTGATAATACGGTGGCCTTTGGTTCGACACGGGATCTGCGCAAGCCGGGGACTTATTACTTCCTGAACTGCCCGTTTCCTACACTGAGTGAAGATGCGGCCAGTACACAACCGATGAGGATTGGGCCCTACTGCCGGCAGCCCTACGATGCGCCATCCTTTCTCAATATTTCGGGCATGAGTTTTGGTGCTCTGTCGGCACCTGCGGTACAGGCATTGTCGATGGGAGCAGCAAAAGCGGGTTGCTGGATGAATACCGGTGAAGGCGCCCTGTCGAAGCATCACCTGACCGGTGGCTGCGATATCGTATTTCAGATTGGCACTGCCAAGTACGGCGTCAGGAATGAACAGGGACGGCTTGACGATGCGCGCCTGGCGAAAATAGCCGCGATTGAACAGGTCAAAATGTTCGAAATCAAGCTGAGCCAGGGCGCCAAGCCGGGCAAGGGCGGCATATTACCGGGCGACAAGGTGACAGCCGAGATTGCCGAGGCGCGTGGCATACCGGAAGGGCAGGCCTCGATCAGCCCCAATCGCCACCCGGAAATATCCAGTATTGATGACCTGCTGGATTTTATTGCACATGTGCGTGAAGTGACCGGAAAACCGGTTGGCTTCAAGCTGGTGCTGGGTAGTACGGATTGGCTGGATGCATTCTGTGAAGCTGTGTCAAATCGAGGCAGCGAGTCGGCACCGGATTTCATTACCCTGGACAGTGCTGACGGCGGCACCGGGGCAGCGCCCATGCCGCTGATGGACAGCGTTGGCCTGCCACTGCGTGAGAGCCTGCCACTGCTGGTCAATAAACTCATTCAGCATAACCTGCGCAACCGGGTGCGAGTGATTGCATCGGGCAAGTTGATCAACCCGACCGATGTGGCGGCAGCGATCTGTCTGGGGGCTGACTTTGTTGTGACCGCACGTGGTTTCATGTTTGCGCTGGGCTGTATTCAGGCATTGCAGTGCAACAAAAACAGCTGCCCCACCGGCATTACCACTCACAACCCCAAACTGCACAAAGGGCTGGTACCGGATGTAAAGGCAGAACGGGTAGCCAACTTTCACCACAACCTGGTGCATGAAGTCGAAATGATTGCCCATGCCTGCGGTGTATCAGAACCTCGCCAGCTGACACGTGAGCATGCGGCCGTCGTGGTCGATGGTGGTGGGTCGGTACCGCTGAATATCCTCTACCCCCGCTCCTGA
- the glmS gene encoding glutamine--fructose-6-phosphate transaminase (isomerizing) yields MCGIVGAIAARSVAGILLEGLRRLEYRGYDSAGMAVLDHGQISRLRRIGKVQALAEACEKQPLAGHLGIAHTRWATHGKPSEQNAHPHMSGERLAVVHNGIIENFEPLKRELQQKGYVFTSETDTEVVAHLLDRELKQGLTLVDGLRQTLSYLEGAFALGVIHADSPEQLLTARKGSPLVIGVGIGENFIASDQLALLPVTDRFMFLEDGDIAVLEAERIQVFNASGDVVERAVTTFEHGLGNADKGEFRHFMLKEIYEQPRVMQAVLEGRTASGHLLEQAFGSGASAVFDQVKQVQIVACGTSYHAGMVAKYWIEDLVGIPCMVEVASEFRYRPVVLPEGTLLLTLSQSGETADTLAALREVKQRVLATLAICNVPGSSLVRESDLSLMTNAGPEIGVASTKAFTSQLVALMLTTIALGRRHSLTAARETELIAALQQLPELLQQLLQLDGAIEQMSTHFAEKHHALFLGRNSLYPVAMEGALKLKEISYIHAEAYPAGELKHGPLALVDKEMPVIAVAPRNGMLDKLKANLQEVRARGGELFVFAGCEQSIQPEDGVHVIHLPEMPAILDPIAFTLPLQLLSYHVAVLKGTDVDQPRNLAKSVTVE; encoded by the coding sequence ATGTGTGGAATTGTAGGCGCCATTGCAGCGCGCTCCGTGGCCGGAATTCTGCTGGAAGGTCTGCGTCGCCTTGAGTACCGTGGTTATGACTCAGCCGGTATGGCGGTGCTGGACCATGGTCAGATCAGCCGCCTGCGCCGTATTGGTAAAGTACAGGCGCTTGCTGAGGCTTGTGAGAAGCAGCCGCTGGCCGGGCATCTGGGTATCGCCCACACCCGTTGGGCGACCCACGGCAAACCATCGGAACAGAATGCCCACCCGCACATGTCCGGCGAGCGTCTGGCGGTGGTACACAACGGCATTATCGAAAACTTCGAGCCGCTCAAACGTGAGCTGCAGCAGAAGGGCTATGTCTTCACCTCGGAAACCGATACCGAAGTGGTTGCCCACCTTCTGGATCGCGAGCTCAAACAAGGTCTGACCTTAGTGGATGGATTGCGCCAGACGTTGAGTTATCTGGAAGGCGCTTTTGCACTGGGCGTGATTCATGCCGATAGCCCGGAGCAACTGCTGACCGCGCGCAAGGGCAGCCCACTGGTGATTGGGGTTGGCATTGGCGAAAATTTCATCGCCTCCGACCAGCTTGCACTGCTGCCGGTCACCGACCGCTTCATGTTCCTTGAAGATGGTGATATTGCGGTGCTGGAGGCTGAGCGCATTCAGGTATTTAATGCCAGTGGAGACGTGGTCGAACGTGCTGTGACCACCTTCGAGCATGGCTTGGGCAATGCCGATAAGGGCGAGTTTCGCCATTTCATGCTCAAGGAAATTTACGAGCAACCGCGGGTTATGCAGGCGGTACTGGAAGGGCGCACCGCCTCGGGCCACTTGCTGGAGCAAGCGTTTGGCAGTGGCGCAAGTGCAGTGTTTGATCAGGTGAAACAGGTGCAGATCGTGGCCTGCGGTACCAGCTACCATGCCGGGATGGTAGCCAAATACTGGATTGAAGATCTGGTGGGCATCCCCTGTATGGTTGAGGTGGCCAGTGAATTCCGTTACCGCCCGGTAGTGTTGCCTGAGGGGACTCTGCTGTTGACCCTGTCCCAGTCTGGTGAAACGGCCGATACCCTGGCGGCACTGCGTGAAGTAAAACAGCGCGTGCTGGCCACACTGGCAATCTGCAATGTGCCGGGCAGTTCACTGGTGCGGGAGTCTGATCTTAGCCTGATGACCAATGCCGGCCCTGAAATCGGGGTGGCGTCTACCAAGGCATTTACCTCCCAGCTGGTTGCCCTGATGTTGACCACCATTGCGTTGGGGCGTCGTCACAGCCTGACCGCTGCGCGTGAAACAGAGCTGATTGCAGCCCTGCAGCAATTGCCTGAACTGCTGCAACAGCTGCTGCAGCTGGATGGTGCGATTGAGCAGATGTCGACGCACTTTGCCGAAAAGCACCATGCATTGTTTCTTGGTCGTAACAGTCTTTATCCGGTGGCAATGGAGGGAGCTCTCAAGCTGAAAGAGATCTCTTACATTCATGCCGAGGCCTACCCGGCTGGTGAACTCAAGCATGGCCCGCTGGCGCTGGTGGATAAGGAGATGCCGGTCATCGCGGTGGCGCCTCGCAATGGCATGCTGGACAAGCTCAAGGCCAATCTACAGGAAGTACGTGCCCGAGGCGGTGAACTGTTTGTGTTTGCCGGTTGCGAGCAAAGCATCCAGCCAGAGGATGGTGTGCATGTGATCCATCTTCCCGAGATGCCAGCCATACTGGATCCGATAGCCTTTACATTGCCATTGCAATTGCTGTCATACCACGTTGCCGTACTCAAGGGTACGGATGTGGATCAGCCACGCAATCTGGCCAAATCGGTTACGGTGGAATAA
- a CDS encoding TRAP transporter substrate-binding protein has translation MKRRQFIQGAGAATVAAGTLVSGKAMAAPEYKWKMVTTWPKNFPGLGTGANHLADMIKQMTNGRIEVKVYGAGELVGALEIFDAVSRGTAEMGHGAAYYWKGKSTAAQFFSAVPFGLTAQEMNGWLYHGGGMELWQEVYDQFGLVAGAAGNTGVQMGGWFNKEINSVEDLKGLKMRIPGLGGEVLKRAGGTPVLLPGGEIFPSLQSGAIDATEWVGPYNDLAFGLHKAAKYYYYPGWHEPGTTLECFINKEAFEALPDDLQAIVRAALRVANQDMLAESMVKNNRALEQLVNEHGVELRNFPEDVMRKLREISDEVVAEEAQKDAITKKVYDSFVAYRAQVEKWTAVAEQAYINGRSLS, from the coding sequence GTGAAACGCAGACAATTCATTCAGGGTGCTGGAGCCGCTACAGTCGCAGCAGGTACCCTGGTATCCGGTAAGGCGATGGCCGCGCCGGAATACAAATGGAAGATGGTCACCACTTGGCCGAAAAACTTCCCGGGCCTGGGCACGGGCGCCAACCATCTGGCCGACATGATCAAGCAGATGACCAATGGCCGCATCGAAGTGAAGGTGTATGGTGCCGGTGAGCTGGTCGGGGCATTGGAGATCTTTGATGCCGTCTCCCGCGGTACGGCGGAAATGGGTCATGGTGCCGCCTATTACTGGAAGGGCAAGAGTACGGCCGCTCAGTTTTTCTCTGCCGTACCCTTTGGTCTGACGGCTCAGGAGATGAACGGCTGGCTCTACCACGGTGGTGGCATGGAGCTGTGGCAGGAAGTGTATGACCAGTTTGGCCTGGTTGCCGGAGCCGCCGGTAACACCGGTGTGCAGATGGGCGGCTGGTTCAACAAGGAGATCAACAGCGTTGAGGACCTCAAGGGCCTGAAGATGCGTATCCCAGGCCTGGGCGGCGAGGTGCTCAAGCGTGCCGGTGGTACTCCGGTACTGCTGCCCGGCGGTGAGATATTCCCGTCACTGCAGTCTGGTGCCATTGATGCTACCGAGTGGGTTGGTCCGTACAACGATTTGGCGTTCGGTCTGCACAAGGCAGCTAAATACTATTACTACCCGGGCTGGCATGAGCCGGGCACCACGCTGGAATGCTTCATCAACAAGGAAGCGTTTGAGGCTCTGCCCGATGATCTGCAGGCAATTGTGCGTGCGGCCCTGCGGGTAGCCAACCAGGATATGCTGGCCGAATCCATGGTGAAGAACAACCGTGCGCTGGAACAGCTCGTGAACGAGCACGGCGTCGAGCTGCGCAACTTCCCGGAAGACGTGATGCGCAAGCTGCGTGAAATCTCTGATGAAGTGGTGGCAGAAGAAGCGCAGAAGGATGCCATCACCAAGAAAGTGTATGACTCCTTCGTGGCCTATCGGGCTCAGGTTGAAAAATGGACGGCTGTGGCTGAGCAGGCCTATATCAATGGCCGTTCGCTGAGCTGA